In Humulus lupulus chromosome 6, drHumLupu1.1, whole genome shotgun sequence, a single genomic region encodes these proteins:
- the LOC133785189 gene encoding uncharacterized protein LOC133785189, with the protein MEDVETAYDIMEQLQEIFGPKSAQASFEATKKYVNCRMAAGQHVHDHFIKMKKYFLEAELHGATIDEKTQVGIILNSLAPSFVTFTADYFLNKLDYGMTQLLNELKMY; encoded by the coding sequence ATGGAAGATGTAGAAACTGCTTACGACATCATGGAGCAACTCCAAGAAATTTTTGGGCCCAAGTCAGCGCAAGCTAGTTTCGAGGCTACCAAGAAGTATGTGAACTGTAGGATGGCAGCTGGCCAACATGTTCATGATCATTTTATTAAGATGAAGAAATACTTCCTAGAAGCTGAGttgcatggagcaacaatagatgagaAGACTCAAGTTGGAATCATTCTCAACAGCCTTGCACCTAGTTTCGTTACGTTCACCGCAGACTATTTTCTTAACAAGTTGGACTATGGAATGACTCAATTATTGAATGAGCTCAAGATGTATTAA